The following DNA comes from Hordeum vulgare subsp. vulgare chromosome 3H, MorexV3_pseudomolecules_assembly, whole genome shotgun sequence.
GagaaattacccaccactgccaccagtaagtggataccccttcatttcttttccctcaaccaatcaaatagattcCTTCCACCAAATTTTTTATTCTTGAAGCTGGAGCTAGATGGAAGCCAAACATTCACTTGATAGTGCCATAGCTTTTGTATGAAACTGCTCCAAAGTGAATTTGATGAAGTGAAGCTGATTTTGATGAATtgaagcagtcccaaacaggctctAAGTTTCAGCTAACTAGAGCCAACAACTATGGTTTCTCGGAAAAAAGCAACAACAAATAATTCCAACTCACCTATGAATTCCCCTTTCTCAAGGGAAAGAAGTGGACAGAAAGAAGCACGTATATTCTGCACTGGTGAAGCCAATTTTACAGAGCATATGAGAGTCAAGTATCCATGGGAATTTGTTGCAATGCTGAAATGCCAATAACAGAATACTGGTGAGATAAAAGTGGTAGCCTAGCCACAACAGGATGGGCTGAAATAAAGTACACACCTGAAGAAATACAGGTTTCCATCTTGAGCACAAGATAGAAGTACTGGACAACGTGCGACGAGAGAGAAGGTACGGTACTGGATGGTTGTAACAGGAGATTTGCTCTTACAACTCTTGTTCTTATGAGTTCTAGATAACGACCCTGTGTGAGAGTTCACACTAATAGTGTATATGTAACCCTGCACATTTCAAACATCAATTCAAAACTACAAAATTTAAAATCCACAGTAGTATTTAGCAAATTAAGTTATTTGATACCTGCGCATCACCAGCAAAAATAAGCTGACCAGTGTGGTCTATATCCAACGCTGTAACCGCATTGTCACAAGTGAGTTTGCTGATTACCCTCCCAGTGCTaaaattaattgcctagatcagaAATAAAATTGGATCACACGGCCGTTAAAGCAATTGATGGAAAATGTTTCTGATTACAAAGGTTGATGTGATTTTAAATTATTTGACAGACTACAGGTACATCATTTACATTGAAATAAATACCACAACAGACCAACATCATTTTTTTTATTGCACAACAGAAAATTAATCGGAGGACCAGCCAACAAGCAACATATGCAAAAGCATACTATTGTATATAAATTGTGAGAGCAACAGGGCAGGAAATTTACATTGATTTCCCTGTTTGCATTGCCAACTAACAGCAAATTATTGTTCACCTGCAATAAAGTACCACTAGTAAATATATGATATGAGAGATAATATATGTTGGTTACTGTAAAAGGAACAATGAGTTATTAGCACTGCAGATGCAGGTAAAAAGCATTGGTGAAAGGAATGGGAAAAAATTAGCAATCATACTTTCCTGCTAAGTCTGGACTTACTGGATGAAAGCAGATGCATAGCTGGGAAGAAACTCCATATACGACTCTGATACAAGTGCCTTTAGAGATCTCCCACACTCTCACAGTTTTATCCATAGAGCATGAAGCTATGTACTGGTTATTAGATGAAAAATCAAAATCTGTAATGCAGTTAGAATAATAAACTCAAGATACGGGAATAGACAGGAAAGTACAGCTCgaattgatcatgcttcgcttatATTCACAAAATACAAAGAATATCATAGTTTTTCAAGTCTTGCACTACTCCTTTAGCTATCACAAGCCCAAATTTATTTAGTTATTGGTATCACTTCTGTGCATAATGATTCTATATACTCAgggtttatcctcttgaccagagaGGAATGTATTATTCATAACAGGAAACCACAATTAACGAATCAGTATATTTGCTAAACATGACAGCAGTGGGAACCAAAAGCTTTGGGTATGCATAGCAAGCCTTCATTAACTTGcatgagaactactccctccgcccCATAATATAAGTGGttttgacactacactagtgtAGAAcacactcttatattatgggagggAGGGAGTACAAAGTTATTTTGTAACATTACATGGCTTAAGTAGTTCTTGGTTACTGAGGTATATGCCGAATCAGACCCATAAACATCAGGAGATGGGCACTGTAGCACATTATCAATGCAACACATGACACAAGGGACATGGTCCTATGCAGATTTTATGCACATAGGAATGCATGCTACTAGGTGTAGATCTCAGTTTTCCTAGCACTTGAAACCAGAGAAATTGTTGAAAGTGAAGGTAGATATACAAAAAAAAAGATAGCTTTACAAACACGATTAAGTGGTCAACCTGTGATATCTTTAGAATGTCCTGTTAATTTTTGAAGAACAGATGGCGGCTCAGAAACCTGGCAAACCGTCAAAGTGCCATCGGATGAACCATAAGCAAGCACATCTGAATTCATGCGGCCAAATTTCAATACGGTAACTGCCAAGGAAAAAATCAATACCATTCAATTAGGTCATATGAGAATACTAGTTGACACAGAAGACACTGTCTAGCATGACTACGAGCAAATAACCTGATGCTTTGCAGTTGTCAAAGATGCAATGCATTCCAACAAATGAGTATGCAGGTTCGGCGAATCTGACATGGCGCTCAGGTTCGCTCTGCTTTGAGCTGACACTCAAGGTGCGGCTTAACATACCGCTGTTACTTCTGAGGTCCTGCGGCAAAGAAGTAACATCAGACTTCACCGCAACATGTGTACACACACTTCTTCAGGAACAGAACAAGCTTCGTGGGAAAAGCTAAAAGAACAAACCCTGATAGAACTCCAGCTGTCTGCTTCAGAAAATGCAGTAGGGCTAGCAAACCACCTCCCACTGGTCAATGAGAAAGCCCAGGATGTTAGATTTCACCCTTCATAACAGACCTCATGCTTAAACGATTGGGCGTGAGAAGAAACTAAGTGGACAAACATAAGCAGTAGTTCGAAATTACATTAATTACAGCACCGTACACAAACTTAGCAACGTTTTGGTCTCGTTTCGTCAAAGGTAGGCGCGTGTCAGGCGACTGAAGTACAGAGCAAACAGAGGGGGCGTCACCTGTTGCCGGGCGTGCTGTGGGCGCTGCTTGATGCGCCACCGCCGTCAATACGGCGGAGGAGGAAGTTCCGGTATGCGACGTACCCCTTGCCGTTGCACCGCCACTCCTGCAGCGTCCCCGTAGCAATCCATCCAATCATTACATTGTCCCCGACGCATGAAAACGAACATGATACCATTGGCGGGAGGAGGGATCTAAGGGCGGGTACCATGCGATGGTTGAGCGCGGAGGGAGActtgcggcggaggaggaggcggcggagggcgGCGTAGTCGGGGTcggggcgggaggaggaggaggagggggtcggGGGCTGGAGGACGCAGCTGAGGAAGTCGGGGTCCGTGGGCCGGGAGGGGCCGGGGCAGGGCGACgacggggcgggggcgggggcgctgGCGCTGGCCGTAGAGTCGTCCGCCATTTCCGCGgccgcgtgcgtgcgtgcgcgcCGGCGAGCTGGCGCGCGCGACGGGGAGAGATCAGGGAAAGGGGGGGCTTTGGATCTCGGGCGGGCGTACGGGGCCTGAGCTGGCAAAGAGTTTTTTTCACTTGTTTTTCCTATTTTTCCTGTCCGTGAGCACAACGGAGTTGGGAGTGTCCGGCGTCCAAACCAGGTCTTCAAAGTCAACGTTGCAGAAAAAACTAAAATAAGAATGTTGatactaagagcaactccaaccgacCGATCCACACAGACCGTTATTTTGTCTGTTTTTTTATCTGGGTCGATCCGGTGGACACCAACGTTCGCTTCGACGTTCGGATCGTCGCAATGCGTCTAACGCTGGTCCGACCCATTTTTTACCGGCGAGTCAAAAAAAGacattttcaaaaataataaacAAGCATTAATTAAAGAGTTCACACGTCCTTGTTACATTATATAatttaaaaggaaaaaaacaccCTAGGCGTCCTCACCGGCGGCGGTGAGGTCGGGTTGCGCCGGCGCGGGGCGGGCAGTGCTGGTGACGGCGGTGGAGCAACACGGGCGCGCTCCTCCGCCAGGCGCAGGGCCCTCTTATGCTGGAGGTATGCGACCTCCTCCAGGAGCAGCGCGCGGGCATAGACGATGggggtgttgtcgttgttttggGTGGAGCCGGTCATGGCTGCTGGTGGCGCAGCACGGGTGTGCACCTCCGTCATGGCCCTCTTATGCTGGAGGTAGGCAACCTCTTCCCGGCGCAGCGCGCGGGCATAGACGACGGGGGTGTTGCGTTGTTTTGGGCGGGGTCGGCCATGGTTGCTGGCCAAGGTCGCCGATGAGGGAACAGAGgggtggcgagatggggacggggGTCTGGAAGCAGATGAGGCGGAATCCACCGCACACGCGGATTAAAAAAGGTCGACTGCGACCGCTGACGCGTGGATCCGAGGAGGACGGACGTCATAAATTATGTTGCCATGGGTGGTTGGGACGAACACCGAGAGGACGACGCATTTCAGTCTCAAATTTGTGTCAGAAATGGATCGGCGCGGATGCGAGGCGGACGGATTTTGACAATGAGCCGGCGCGTTGGGTCATCCGTTTTGTTTGCGCGGCCTCAAACGGACAGTGACAGACGAAATAGATCtccccgttggagttgctctaagggcCAGTTGGGCAACGGACCATTCTCGCGACTCCGCTCCGCTTAACGCTGGATGAGGAGCGTCGGAATGTTTACATCGTAAAAACAAACTGCGTGCCGCTCTGCTCCACCACTTCGGCTTCGTTGAGTTGGGAGTGGGAGTGTTCCCGGAGGGACCCTAAGCCTTGTTGGGTGACAAGAAAACTAACCATCTGTCTTACCTCGTTTTCTCCTTTCGACTTGTGACTTATTTGCTTGGGAGTCAAAAATCACGTAGATTTGAAGCATtttaagaagaaaaaaagaatttGAAAGCGCAATTGTAAAATTGATCCGAATGAACCGGCATTCTTGCAACGTTGCAAACCACATATGTAATGCATATTTTTATGAAAAACAATAAATGCAAATATGGACAAAACATGGGAGCTAATAGTAGTTGTATGATCTTGGGGAAATTGCAAAGACCACCATCTTTTTTGCGTTTCTATCTAGATCGCCTACTCTTCGTGTTTGTTGCAGAGAACACCAACTATAAAGTTAACCAATTGCAACTTTGAGTTTATTACTATACCGTGAGTTAGTTGGTGTCCAAATCCTTCTAATAATGTATGGTGTGCTCTGCAATAAACACAAAGAATAGGTAAAGCATGCAAAAAACGACCCCAAAAGATGGTAGCTTTTGCGATTTCCTCGAGAATCATTGCCATTGAATCGTTTACATTGATCGTCTTTCACTACTTCAATGGTATTGCGTATAAACATGACGAATAAATATTGGAAAACGCTTGCAGCCGGAGCGCCGTTCGAATCATTTGGCCGGTCGCTCGCGGCCCGCGCGGCTGCCTAGCCAGGCATGCAACATTATTTCGCTCAGATTTGCTACAACCACGTCTAAACTTGCTACAAGCGTTTCTTATTTTGCTACAATTTGTTTATTAAAAAGTTGCATTCATGTTTGattgcaactcgagttcgttgaaAAAAAAATCTACACTGCGTTTGATTTTTGCTATAACCGGTATTATTTTTTGCTCCAACCGTttattaaaaaagttgcatacacgttcgtgaGAGTTGCTATTcgagttcaccggattgttttgctacaacccttattttgttttgctaccacgcatcatcagcttcgttttttggtTACGATCACATTGATTTTTTTTTGCTATAACTAGATTTTTATTACAACCGTGGACAAAAATTGTTACATCATGAACGAAATTTATTGCATTAAATTTTTTTCTTCATAAAGATCTAACGATGTACGCGGGGCGTACAGTTGGCGGATCGGACAGCCCGCACGCGGTCGGCCGAACGATTCGACTGCGCGCCGGTGCAAAGC
Coding sequences within:
- the LOC123441939 gene encoding WD repeat-containing protein 13 codes for the protein MADDSTASASAPAPAPSSPCPGPSRPTDPDFLSCVLQPPTPSSSSSRPDPDYAALRRLLLRRKSPSALNHRMEWRCNGKGYVAYRNFLLRRIDGGGASSSAHSTPGNSGRWFASPTAFSEADSWSSIRDLRSNSGMLSRTLSVSSKQSEPERHVRFAEPAYSFVGMHCIFDNCKASVTVLKFGRMNSDVLAYGSSDGTLTVCQVSEPPSVLQKLTGHSKDITDFDFSSNNQYIASCSMDKTVRVWEISKGTCIRVVYGVSSQLCICFHPVNNNLLLVGNANREINAINFSTGRVISKLTCDNAVTALDIDHTGQLIFAGDAQGYIYTISVNSHTGSLSRTHKNKSCKSKSPVTTIQYRTFSLVARCPVLLSCAQDGNLYFFSIATNSHGYLTLICSVKLASPVQNIRASFCPLLSLEKGEFIVTGSGDSNVYFYDLARPKNSCVNKLQGHGSPVMGVAWNHGENLLASSDSDGTVIVWKRAKTN